The stretch of DNA ATTTTTTCTGTAACTTCTCCGTCGTTGTCGTCGGATAATTCATCCTCAAAATCACCAACACAATCTTCCAACAGCTTCACAGGAGTTCTTTGCACGCGCTTCACTGGTCGACTTGGCAACGAACTGTTCGAGTACGCGAGCACTTTAGGCTTGGCCTTGACTCTCAAGAGATTACCCGTCTTCTTAGGAAGCCACTACTTACCCTTCGCACTCACGAGCTTTAATCAAACCTCAGCAAGTTTTTCCATGTTTGAAAACCGCTGCAAGCTCTCTGCCCCTGCCTTTGAAGTATCTTGCTGCAAATTTGAAGAAAAGCTAACCCGCTTGAATTCGAGCAAGGATTTCACCATAGGAAACTACCTACAATCTTACAGATACTTCCAAGACCATGAAGCAGTGATCCGCCAAGCTTTGACCTTCACTGGTGAGATTCGGAGCGAGTCTTCAAAGGTGGTCCAGGAACTGAGACAGAATCACAGCACCTCCCCTCTGATAGGCGTGCACGTGCGTCGCGGAGACATGGCCAGCGAGAGCAAAAGAAAACACGGCTACCCCCAGGTTTCACCAGACTACCTCAACAGATCCATGGCGTTTTTCCGCAGCCGCTACCCTGACTGTGTCTTCGTGGTTGGCAGTGACAGTCCGGAGTGGTGCAAGGAAAGCATTCTTAGCGGTCACCACGTGCATTTCCTGACAGCACATTCCCCGGCCGTGGACATGCATGTTCTGTCTTCTTTAGACCACACTGTAATCACCTTCGGAACTTTTTCTTGGTGGATTGGGTTTTTTAACGCTGGCACGACTGTCTACATGAAGGATTTCATTGTCAACGGGACTTGGCTTGGGGGTTCATTTAATCCGGATGGTAGGGACTATATCTACCCGGGTTGGATACCTTTATGACTTCCTCGTGGCGATCACCTGAACATTCTCTTGATGGGTAGGATTCCTCATGCAGGCACTAATGTCGAGATGAAGGCTTTCACTACACGGGGCTCTTTTTTATTCGGAGGTTAGGTACTATAATTATGCTTACCGTGGTTGGATATAATATATGTGTGACTACAGTAGGCCTACTCCCCGGTTAACGTCACTACCGTTTAAGGTCACACCTCTGATAACATCAATCAGGGTGTTGGTGCCGACCTAAAGCCTTCTTTGTATGACTAAGAAAACCTCGCTTACCGTGACCTCGGATATGGGAACACCTCTTTTTAGGTGACCCCCGTTCTGGTCTCTAAATGCAGAAGACCACCGCTTAAGATCAAGCGAAACTGAAACGGAAAAAAATCTCCCAATTTTGCGGCCttgaccacaggagcttgtatccaaccaccggtcgataattatttactcctgcatgcttattatttactgctgcatgcttacccttagTAGACTGTatgaataaggagtaaataaatggaataaggagtaaataattatcgaccggtggttggatacaagctcctgtggccttgacagagttttttttctccataatGACATCAAAAGAGAAGTGACGCACAAATGTAAACGTCATCAGATTATTTGGCCCGATTATTTTACCCCAAAGAGAAGGATGAGGAAATCTTTCGCAAATAAAACTTGGAAAATAGTTCCCGCCAAAAAAGTCGCTGAACCAATCAAATTGCCAACGGAAACCACTTTGACAGAGTGAGACCCGTGGATGATGACAGATGCAACTGCAGTGTGCCCGCTCCCCTTCTGCAGAGGCATAAGGCTAGAATTGACCTCATGTTGTTATGCATGTCATAAGCGATATTTGAGTAGTGCCCATTTTAGGCCAAAATAAAAGACATTGTTCAAGATTTGAGATATTtggaagctctctctctctctctttctctctccgagGCTCTTTcgttccccctctctccctcttctctcatggtctctgtttctgtctgtctgtctgtctctcactctcagtctccgacccctctcctctctctctttctctctatccgTTTGGCCCCAGTctggccatctctctctcttcagttctatcatgtctctttctctctctcagcctccaatatctctctctctctttttacatttagtcaagttttgactaaatgttttaacatagagggggaatcgagacgagggtcgtggtgtatacattatatatgtagaggttacatgccgagtctcagtgattatcaaaaataatggtcgaagttagcggatcatgaaaaatgcgagctttagcgagctttttcatgaccgcgaactgagaccattatttttgataatcactgagacgaggtgtgtaacctctttattcctcctttcttcagttattcaaagaaaagaggaggttttttgcgaaagtttgatcgaatcctattctctcaaccagtcaacctgcgcaggcgatcgattaatgcgcggttgtatagttccgtgcaaatcattccattctgttaacacttcttgtcagttttcctattttggactaaaatcaagtacacagatatgctgttattctgctgtggcggcaaaggcagatattgtgtgttctgtatatgttttggtatcggataggataatgttctttcgtcaaatgggactagcagacgaacttttgcacccgtgttccaacgttaaaaactgtatgaagttaagttttctggggaaaatagtgtatgaaaccgctttatgttgtttaaattgatgagatgtgtgcatttggttgcgtgtgatctgtttattaaatgaaatattgttgaaaactgaccgtcggattgcacggtctgttgtcgaagaaactgagtgaaaagaaggggaactactcttgtcgctagacaaagtatgagttacttgccttgggaaattgcttgtgatgaacgtctgatctagattcagaaaacaaccgaactcatggattttatatggagattcatgtgttcaggcctgtagttgttaatttaaatgcggtatgtttgtattgtttgctccagagatgtatacttcgtacattagagcgttcagaacttttcagtcgcaaaaagtagtaccgaaacagaacagcttctcaacccattgcactatcgaggattcaggctgttgctgggtcgttatttgtttggttgctgggtcattatcgaaaaataactacccctacaagtttacagaggtaaagaagcagaggggggaataaatatatatatataacaaaatcaaggaaaagaaaagccaaacaaagaatgtcaagtggcagcccaaattttcgatatatatatatatattatatatatgtgtgtgtgtgtgtgtgtgtgtgtatgtctgtgtgtctgtgcgtgtgtgtgtgtagagcgattcagaccaaactacttgaccgaatgaaatttgacatgagagttcctgggaatgatatccccggaccatttttttctttttttcgataaatacttttgatgacgtcatatccggctttttgtaaaagttgaggcggcactgtcacaccctcattggctcacgtaagtgtagcctatgcgatgctaaactttgtctgtctgtgcgtgtgtatgtgtgtgtgggcggggcggggatatagctcagttggtagctcgctggatttgtattcagttggccgctgtcagcgtgagttcgatcccaggttcggcggaaatttatttcagagtcaaatttgtgtgcagactctcttcggtgtccgaactcccccccgtgtacactacactgattgggtgtgcacgttaaagatcccacgattgacaaaagggtctttcctggcaaaaattgcttaggcacagttaataattgtctacctatacccgtgtgacttggaataataggccgtgaaaggtaaatatgcgccgaaatggctgcaattactggccgtataaaatttcatctcacacggcatcactgcagagcgcctagaactgtgcccacggaatatgcgcgatataagcctcattgattgattgattgattgtgtgtgtatgtgatagaaactttaacatttgactgaacaccgaaatactaattttacctggttattatccaagcaacagcttcaaagtattgaagcaatgatcaacatttcgtcggcacgtatgtagttaaagtgtgtatccaaagaaaccgggtggtggggggttttgggggggtaaaaacaggtgactgatttgtgtcctgtgtggtatgtagaccaggtcaggggtcaagtttaggtcagatcgcgtgaaggattgtggtatagatacagttatcaccgagctgcagttcgccgattcgaagAAGACGACTCaagatttcacattgttcggtttcgtagctccagaaaaatagataaagaagataccaaaggagatttcctacaggttaatctgcagagcgtgtttccagtgtctgcgcgaggaagcgctgtcgaaagcgcagcgtcgatctggccatctggcagtcgtgtccccgtaactTGTAAGTACTAAAAAGTAGGctacagatctagatctagtgtctcgcactcttgcaccgtatcacttatgcttactgtttctttctttctttatttggtgtttaacgtcgttttcaaccgttcaaggtcaaatcgcgacggtatgcttactgtgtgtgtgtatgtgtgacggagtgattgagtttgtgttactgtttgtcgatttcttacgtgagccgtgaaggcttcgcctcttgttttttaataaaattgattgacaattttgtaaagcaatcttcgacgaaggccggactttggtattgcatttcatcttggtggcttaaaaattaattaatgactttggtcattaaaatctgaaaattgtaataaattcttttttttatataaaacgatccaaatttacgttcattttattctgcatcatttcctgattccaaaaacatataaagatGTTAtagttggattaaaaacaagctctaaaaattaaaaatataaaaattatgatcaaaattaaatttccgaaatcgatttaaaaacaatttcatcttattccttgtcggttcctgattccaaaaacatatagatatgatatgtttggattaaaatcacgctcagaaagttaaaacgaagagaggtacagaaaagcatgctatgcagcacagcgaaaccactaccgcgctgaacaggctcgtcagtttcactccgttatgcactagcggcggactacggtcattgtgaaaaaatgcagtgcgttcagttttattctgtgagttccacagcttgactaaatgtagtaatttcgccttacgcgacttgttaactctgtctctctctccgtctcctctctttatctctgtctgtcatgatcagtttgtctgtgtctctcttctcgttctatgtctgtctgtcttacctcacctcccctctctctcgctctctctctctctctctctctctctctctctctctctctctctctctctctctctctctctctctctaatgcagCCGAtggtctgtgtcagtgtcagtatgtatgtcagtgtgcGTCTCTCTCTGGATCTGCCCATTATCACGTCATTGACTTTCAATTGGCGGGAAGTCTTTTATGGGGCCTCAAACTAAACTCTGAtctcctcggataagatcaatttTTTCTACTGAAATTGACCTTATCCGAGGATCGGTTAACGTGTCCCTCGGATAAGATCACGATTTGTTTGGGTCCCAACGGGGGTCACCTTATCCGAGGAGTACTgtaacgtcggattactgtggttctctcggacaactgcagttggtcgactgtgtttctggcttatgaaactggccccaggtgGCCAAATTTAATTACCAAACACAGTAAGAAATGTGCATGATTTTCAATATTATAAGACTCCTTATCTCAGCATTTGAGTTCACTCAGTAATATTTGATAGGGCTAATTGACTGAGCAAAGTCTTTTTTACTAAAAAATTTGGTGtaaaagctttgtgcagcgagcttctaGAAGGAGACTTTAAGAAGTTGATTTTGCCAAATGCTTTAACAAGTGCATGAGTCTCAAGAAGGTTTGAGCTCTGTGAGTTGGATGACTTCTAAGCAGATTATAGTTTCTCAACGAATTTTTCAATGACCATTCGATTGCAATTGCTCCCTGTCAAGGCCCAACGAATGGTTGTGTGATGCGCCCGCAGCGTGTTGGCATACATACATGTGCTTGTCACATCCCGCTTTCAGCCTTCACCGCCGGCTAGCCAAGCTGCTTGCAGCACCGGCGAAAAAGAGAGCAGCCTTGCGTAAGTCTCTCCCTGCCAGTaagcctctccacaacaagtccTATGCAAGCTTTAAAGCAACCCTCCACGAGGTGTTGGGTGGTAACTGGGGGCCTTATGTCCCCAGGCAGAATTGCAAGGGCGCGGAGGAGGTTTGGCCCCGAACATGCGGCAGTGCAGGCCCACCGGTGCGTGGACACGCCCTGGCGCCCATGAACCAAACCCCCAGGTATGGGTTACCTACAAAGACTCTACGTCCCAACGGCTGACCAGGCGGACGAGGAGAGTGTACTCCCAACGGCTGTGAAGGCGGAAGAGGACCCTTAGTCTCACATCCCAACGGTAAAACAGGCGGACGAGGAGCTCCCAACGGCTGTTTTAGCGGATGAAGATGCCCCATGTTTTTGCTGCTTTCACAAGCGCCGGGTTGGAAAGACTCGTCAGCCCTGATAGGCAGCTTTCCTAGGAGAAGGACACTCGGAAGTCAAACCCGGCCAGATGAGGGCCGATAACCGTGTGAGGAAACTTGTCTAGGACAAGGAAAAGTCCAAAATCACACCCACGAAGGcctaccgaagacggaagacactgACCTTCAGGGTGAGGTGAGAACCGAGTGTCTACGCATCACCGACAAATATGGTTGTGTCTACATCTTttcatcgtcgaacgctgaagaagaagaagaagaagactccctGTCAAGTTGTAATTTTTACCTTGATATCTTATGTATTTCTGCTGtcattaataaaaaataaatagacTTTTCAATGTTTTCATCTGCAATAATCATGACAATATCAGTGTGCCTGCACGGTACCAATCCTAGTTCAATTTTTGGAGCCTTACCGTAGCGTAAACAAATAAAACCACAAAGTAACAATAACATTAATGTGAAAACATTAAAATCAAAAATTGTCTTTGACTTTGACACACCTGACAATGGCCATATCGTCACTGGCCTTCGAAGACCTCGTAACTTACATTTTCCCGATTTTCGGATTTTTGCATGGTTCCGTCCCTTGATTTGTTTCCTATCATCTGTGAAAAGCTTGTAACTCTATCTATTTTGCAAAGGTCTTTTTCCCCTGATTTTAAAAACCTCGTATTGCGTTGGGTGTTGAGACATTAGCGGGAAAACCTCGTATTGTCTGTTTGAATCCCTGCGAGTCTGTTGAAAATCCTCGTAATTGTTccttaaattcaaaacaaaaaagtgaaaacctCGTATCTACACGTTTTGATCTGGTGAagaggaatttgatttttaaaacacTCTTTTGTCATTATCTCAGAACTATGATTTTGAAGATACGAGGTCTTCGAAGGCCAGCGACGATATGCAGATTTCTCGTATTTCAGTTTCTTGCTGGTTTAAGAAAtttaacttacattttctctttgtcttgtATTGAAATTATTGTGTAAAACTTTGTTTTAATCTGTCATGTAAGTCAAAGTAAGGTTTTGGTCGCACAATTTTTTTGCATGATGAAAGTCAATGTGATAAGATCGAGTAGCCAAGTGAGAATATTTACACATGTATGGTTGCAGTAAGAATTAGGAATGGTGATTGCATGATTAATAAAGGCATGAATACAGCTTTAtttgacagtgtgtgtttgagaggcatgtgtatgtgtgtgtgtgtgtccatatgtatgtgtgtgtgtgtgtaaaggggaaaaaacaaccaaagaaCTGTATCCTAGTGAGATAAAAGAGCTGATCCTAGATGAATTTTACTTTTGTtacaaactgtgtgtgtgtgaagggaaAAAACTAAGAACAATCCTAGTGAGATCAAAGATTTCCGTTGGTGAGATGTCTCAAGACTAACAGTTAGTTTTGGTTTCGGTGTAAAGACGTTTCAGGTTGGGGAGAACCAAAAATTTTTTCCTTTCCCTTGAGAGAcgcttctttgtttcttgtatttttgtatcCTTTTAAAGAAGAAATGTAGATCATTGAAatcgagaaaaacaacaacaacagcagtgaTAGTGATAAAAATGCTGAACTACAAAAACTTGCAACCGCAATCCTTGATCACAATGACGCATCCCTGGTCACATGATTCAATCACATGACTGTCAGCTGCGGCAACCATCGTGACTGAGGAAGTGTTCCGCACAGTCGCACACAAGCCGTGTTTCCTGAAGAATCTCAGATCCTAGACgaatcgagaagaagaagagacgaATCTTACATTTGTAACAAAGCATCTGACCATTTTACAAATATGCGAGTATTTTTGCTAACCTTCGGCTTCGTCTGCATTTTTAGCGTCTGCCAGGCATGGACGCCGAAATTTCACAACGGACGTCCACGAGGTGGATTCGTCCCACCCCCTCCCCGGTCCAAGAGTATGCTTGGCAAACCGCTCTCTGCCGATATGTGGTTCAACCAGACTCTGAATCACTTCAACGATGCCGACACACGCACCTTTCAGCAGGTAAATGGTCCCAGATCTTCTGTTGTGTCTGGGATGTTATTTGTTTGGCAAGTGCACAAGTTGTTTTTATTCTGACAATTATGTTTAGTTAAATAGTTTAGTTTGTCCCCACGTGGTGCAGGCCATGCGTGTTGTACTACCTCACCGTCTACTATGGTACGATTTTCGCCCAGGAGTGCTCAAGTAGGATGTGGGTCAAGAGCTTGTGAAGCCTTATATATCAGGTATTTCAAACAGAATGTTCACAACGTTACATGGAAGTTTCAGCAATGAGACATActtgagttgttctttgctattgGTGACCAAACAGTGGAAACTTACTGAAATTTTCAAAATGCAGCTACAACCTGGAAAATACTATTCCTGTCAAGTGGAGCCTTTGTATTATTTGAGTCTAAAAAGAAAATGTCAGGAACTTTTATGGTTCGGACAAAAAAGCAGACTGACTGGTGGGGGTCACAATGGAGTAACCTGCGGTACTTTGTGACACCAAATTTACACAGCATATCTATAAACTAATTCTGTGAAACAATTTGAGTAAACTCCATGAAAACAGAGTGTTTGCTGTTAGTTTGTCATGTATTGAAGAATTTTTGATGTACAGTTTAGTGTTGTTAGGTTCAGTAATTTTGTGACACCGTTTGCAGGTTACCTTGTAGTTTGATCTTTTTGTGGCAACACAACTGCTTACAGCAGGGCAGGGATATTTTGGTCAGTGATTGTTTAAAAGGGTGTAACTTGGAATACCTACAGATTATTAGAATCAAATGCAAACTACTGCTCAAATGTATCAAAACAGAAAGAGGTAACCTGCAAATCACGCGACACCAAATTGCCAATACTTGTGCATGTATTACGCTGTACTGGTGCAATCAATCAAATTATGCTACAAATGAATGTTATAAAGGAGACAATAccaacacaaacagttctgcaactgtaTTGCCAAAAAACAGCGAAGAGTGCCACCTAAACTTCGCAGAACTATTATCTGTGGTCACCTGCGTACGAATGAAACCATTCGAGAATGGCCGGTCGCTGCATACCTCCCGATAATTTTTAAGTCCTGTGCTCTAAAATAACCATACTATCAACTTTAACATCAATAATTTTACGAAGTAAGCATTAAGGAAACTTGTGCAACTTACCTGCACTTTCAGTTTTCGCAAAATCAATGCGATACGGTTGATTTTCAGGACGAAACCGCGGTGGCACAGAGACATTTCGCGTGAAAGTAACCTGCGAACAGAGTTACCTCGCTTCTGTGACACGTCATCAATTTTGCCGTACACAAACTTTTCTATGTAGTACACAAAGCTCGGGACATCATCACTATTTGTGTGTTTACCCTGCCGTCTTCCGGACTGAGGCCGCACGAGAACAATCCATGCTCAACTGCGCGAGCGAAGAAATGAAAATCGGGGTAACCTGGCGAACGTTTGTGACGGCAGATACGAAAGTCACCGTTGCGAGGTACACGGATGTATATTCACGCGACCAAATATCTTCATCTATCGATAATGATGCCatgatttgaaaataaaaatgtgtgtttgcCTTCCTGGCGCTCAGGCCGGCAAATTGTCTTTCTTCAGTGGATCGGATTTGTGACGCCGCGCGTTCGAAGGTTACCAGTTTTTTATCGGACGCAGCACGCGAGCAGGAGAGGGTCAGTTGTCCAAATAAGATTTTGTGCAGTTTAATCCAAGTATAAGTTATCGTTGAATGATAACAGTTATCCTTTCTAGAGCAGCTGTCCGTTTGAAATGTGTTGTGAACATGGCAGGGGTCTGTCATTCCACgttttggccgccattttgtgaacaaaaaacgaaaacaagcaGGAATAAGTGCTACTTCTGTCATATTATTTTCCTTCATGGTGATTTTGTTGATACTGCTACATCAGTAGAATGCAGTAATTATCTTATTTTGTCACCATCATTCCCCGTAATTTAAAAAATTGATTTTACTTGATGTCACCCACCGCAGTCACCATTAGCGAAGAACAACTCTCTTACTACTCAGATTGGTACAATTGTTTTTTAATTAACGGTTAGCCTCtgtacattttttgtttgttgtgtatGCAGGTGTTTGGAGAGTTGCTGCAGATAACGTAGAGTGCAGCTAACCATGCTGTCTGAAAAACCTTTGAAGGTGGCAAAAGCAAACAATTGAACTTAAATAATACAGAAGGGATACGTTCCAGAGATCTCACCAATTTTTAGCAGATGTATTCAGCCATGATCTATAAAGATAGTCTGATGCCCTGACAGCTGCAAAAAGGCACAGCCAGGCCCAGTTATCTTGGAAAATAATGTCTAACTCTAATATGGTTTATTGGTTAACAGTTCTGCAACTAGTTTGTATTACACATATATTCAAAACCTTGCTGTCTTGTAGATTCCTAATTAATTACCacagaaacaaattaaaaagaaaaattgaAAATAACGAGGGAATTTGCTGTtgacttatttttttatttgagtATGAAACAGAAATTTTGACAATTCCTACATTCCTCTGACAGAATTCCTGTGTTGCTCTTGCAGCAATTaaatgtatatgtatatatatatatatataaaacaaatattttatgCACACGTTACTGTGTTCAGAAATACTCTTACTAACTAAATTTATAACTTTGGTTTCGTTACATCGGTTCCGACTTGCATgttttcacaaaaaattctGTATGGCCCAATCCCCCATTTCCTAGTGAAGAGGGTAAGCCTCACCACAATCAAATATTTGTATTCGTAACAGAAaatataataatattaataataataatgataatgcaTACTATTTATAAAGCGCATGTATCCaaggtttaaccctgctcaaagcgctgtacaatcattggAAGAAAATACAACCCCAACATTTCGTTATTTACAGTGCAATAACAGATGTTCTTGCCATTTTTAACAGAGATACTTCATGAGCGATAAGTACTACAAGCCAGGCGGTCCGGTGTTTCTGTCAATCGGCGGGGAAGGCCCAGCCAATGCTGTGTGGATGGAGAACGGAGCATGGGTAGAGTATGCAAAGGAGCACCATGCCATGATGTTTCTGGTGGAGCATCGCTACTACGGAAAAACTCAGCCTACAGTGTATGCATCCTTTCTTTTTTGGCCATTGATTTTGCTTGTACAGTACTGGCATGTATCTTCTTTAAAGCCCACAGAGAATCTCCAAACAACTCAGGTCTTGAAACGGGGGTAATTTTACTGAGGTTATGTGTgaaagtaaggtcttaaaagggaggttccactgtaaatttGTTTCGTCAATATGGGTAGAGTATGCAATTGCAAAGGAGCACCACGCCATCATGTTTCTGGTGGAGCATCGCTACTACGGCAAAACTCAGCCTACAGTGTATAGAGTATTGTTGGTTTtttgtattaattttgcttttaAATACtgtggaaacccccttttatgACCTTCCTAAAATCggtgaaaatcaggtcttaaaaagtagGGAGTcctacagaggttatgaattggacatctgaaaaagcaaggtcttaaatgggaggggaagtcttaaattaaaagatcttaaaaggggggttccactgtatatatatatatatagttttaCCTCCTTCAGAGCCCACAGAAATCAGATCTTGAAACCTGGGTAATTTTgcagaggtaatgaacagaaaattgtTAAAGGTTTAAGGTCTTAACGGTggggggggtttcactgtaaagATTTATGGTCAAGATgctgtgtgacagagagtgtttgCGTGTGTTAATGTTTTACCAAAACAGTTGTGT from Littorina saxatilis isolate snail1 linkage group LG13, US_GU_Lsax_2.0, whole genome shotgun sequence encodes:
- the LOC138945844 gene encoding galactoside alpha-(1,2)-fucosyltransferase 2-like; its protein translation is MFENRCKLSAPAFEVSCCKFEEKLTRLNSSKDFTIGNYLQSYRYFQDHEAVIRQALTFTGEIRSESSKVVQELRQNHSTSPLIGVHVRRGDMASESKRKHGYPQVSPDYLNRSMAFFRSRYPDCVFVVGSDSPEWCKESILSGHHVHFLTAHSPAVDMHVLSSLDHTAELQGRGGGLAPNMRQCRPTGAWTRPGAHEPNPQVWVTYKDSTSQRLTRRTRRVYSQRL